Proteins encoded in a region of the Chloroflexota bacterium genome:
- a CDS encoding nucleoside 2-deoxyribosyltransferase, with product MKVYLASPLGFATATRAYLHELVTALEGHGLTVYDPWGSNRPKTPSLAPPPELPADYEQRRAVRHAKNHTIGQQNAEAIQNAHGLIAVLDGVDVDSGTAAEIGYAFGLGKAIWGLRTDTRLAGDNEGAIVNLQVQYFIEASGGRIAQSIPDLLLLLDYRELPGGSDVPEPEPSAPEPIPFRPHLVQPSGVSEDDDDDDGEDGGDRGQGR from the coding sequence ATGAAGGTCTATCTAGCATCGCCGCTCGGGTTCGCCACGGCTACCCGGGCGTATCTGCATGAGCTGGTCACGGCCCTGGAGGGGCATGGGCTGACCGTCTACGATCCATGGGGCAGCAATCGCCCGAAGACGCCGTCGCTCGCGCCGCCACCCGAGCTGCCCGCCGACTACGAGCAGCGGCGGGCCGTGCGCCATGCGAAGAACCACACCATCGGGCAGCAGAACGCCGAGGCGATCCAGAACGCGCACGGGCTGATCGCGGTGCTCGACGGGGTGGACGTGGACTCGGGGACGGCCGCCGAGATCGGGTACGCCTTCGGGCTGGGCAAGGCGATCTGGGGCCTGCGGACGGACACGCGGCTGGCGGGTGACAACGAGGGCGCCATCGTCAACCTCCAGGTGCAGTACTTCATCGAGGCGAGCGGCGGGCGCATCGCGCAGTCGATCCCGGATCTGCTGCTGCTGCTGGACTACCGCGAGCTGCCGGGCGGCTCGGATGTGCCAGAGCCTGAGCCGTCTGCCCCTGAGCCGATCCCATTCCGTCCGCACCTGGTCCAGCCGAGCGGCGTCAGCGAGGATGACGACGACGATGACGGCGAGGATGGGGGGGATCGGGGGCAGGGTCGGTGA
- a CDS encoding YjfB family protein, whose amino-acid sequence MQIDPNVNIAALTRLADKTGEVQAQVGVSVLKEVMETAESQTLQMLQSMQPHLGQNVDVRV is encoded by the coding sequence ATGCAAATTGATCCGAACGTCAATATCGCAGCACTCACCAGGCTTGCCGACAAAACCGGCGAGGTACAGGCCCAGGTCGGTGTCAGCGTGCTCAAGGAGGTCATGGAGACCGCCGAGTCGCAGACGCTTCAGATGCTCCAGTCGATGCAGCCGCACCTCGGCCAGAACGTGGACGTGCGGGTATAA
- a CDS encoding ATP-binding cassette domain-containing protein, translated as MTPLIEGRNLSRVFVVRSGFFGPRRQLRAVDDVSLAIQEGETVALVGESGSGKSTLGRMLLGLLPPTAGEILYDGRPLRDLTGEAWKRFRREVQVVFQDTASSLNPRKTIGGSLEVPLRYNLGMRGPDVRSRTEALLAQVGLDPAVFLERYPHELSGGQRQRVGVARAVASKPRFVVADEPVSALDVSVRAQVLKLLRDLQQATGLAELFITHDLGVVRAVAGRVLVMYLGALVESGPVDALFAAPGHPYTRALLAATPVPDPVRRQNRQPLGGEIPSPLAPPSGCRFHPRCPLAQEVCRTTVPPMVSLDGGIESACHFAAEVQKLGPAGHAAEA; from the coding sequence GTGACGCCGCTCATCGAAGGGCGGAATCTGAGCCGCGTGTTCGTGGTGCGGTCCGGCTTCTTCGGGCCGCGCCGTCAGCTCCGCGCCGTGGACGACGTCTCGCTCGCCATTCAGGAGGGGGAGACCGTCGCGCTGGTCGGGGAGAGCGGCTCGGGGAAGTCAACGCTCGGTCGGATGCTGCTCGGGCTGCTGCCGCCGACGGCCGGCGAGATCCTGTACGACGGCCGCCCGCTGCGAGACCTGACTGGCGAGGCCTGGAAGCGCTTCCGACGCGAGGTGCAGGTCGTGTTTCAGGACACGGCGTCCTCGCTCAACCCGCGCAAGACGATTGGCGGCAGCCTGGAAGTGCCGCTCCGCTACAACCTGGGGATGCGCGGGCCGGACGTGCGCTCGCGGACCGAGGCTCTGCTGGCGCAGGTCGGGCTGGACCCGGCCGTCTTTCTGGAGCGGTACCCGCACGAGCTGTCCGGCGGTCAGCGGCAGCGGGTCGGCGTGGCGCGGGCCGTGGCCTCGAAACCGCGCTTCGTGGTGGCCGACGAGCCGGTCTCGGCGCTCGACGTGTCGGTGCGGGCCCAGGTGCTCAAGCTGCTGCGCGATCTCCAGCAGGCGACGGGGCTGGCCGAGCTGTTCATCACCCACGATCTGGGGGTGGTGCGGGCGGTGGCGGGCCGGGTGCTGGTGATGTACCTGGGCGCGCTGGTCGAGAGCGGACCGGTGGACGCGCTGTTTGCGGCCCCGGGCCACCCGTACACCCGTGCGCTGCTGGCCGCAACGCCCGTTCCCGATCCGGTGCGGCGGCAGAACCGCCAGCCGCTGGGCGGCGAGATCCCGTCGCCGCTCGCGCCGCCGTCCGGCTGCCGGTTTCATCCGCGCTGCCCGCTGGCGCAGGAGGTTTGCCGCACGACGGTCCCGCCGATGGTGTCGCTCGACGGCGGCATCGAGAGCGCGTGTCACTTCGCCGCCGAGGTGCAGAAGCTGGGTCCGGCGGGCCACGCCGCCGAGGCGTAG
- a CDS encoding ABC transporter ATP-binding protein, whose product MPESPSAAVASTSRPHEGPVLELRDLVTEIRGRRGAIRVVDEVSLTVGPGEIVGLVGESGCGKSMTAFSVLGLFPTPAARVAGGQILFRGQELRGLAPHEQRLYRGARIGMVFQDPSSFLDPLMPVGRQVAETLVSHGQRNGVEARVLELLSQMELPDPAAVARRYPHELSGGQRQRVLIAAALAMRPALLIADEPTTALDVTVQASILHLLLRLRETLGLGILLITHDLGIVAEVCDRVYVMYAGRVVETNDIRGLFARPRHPYTQGLLRGTLSVEAFSGDLFSIPGVVPNPRAFPAGCRFNPRCPIAVDVCRVNDPPLMPRDHGSDACWRALEPAAANAWAAGAAVPHSESDA is encoded by the coding sequence GTGCCTGAATCGCCGTCCGCTGCCGTCGCTTCCACGAGTCGGCCCCATGAGGGGCCGGTGCTCGAACTGCGTGACCTCGTGACCGAGATCCGCGGTCGGCGCGGGGCGATCCGCGTGGTGGACGAGGTCTCGCTGACGGTCGGGCCGGGCGAGATCGTCGGGCTGGTGGGCGAGTCCGGCTGCGGCAAGTCGATGACGGCGTTCTCGGTGCTGGGGCTCTTCCCGACGCCGGCCGCCAGGGTGGCAGGCGGCCAGATCCTGTTTCGCGGTCAGGAGCTGCGGGGGCTGGCCCCGCACGAGCAGCGGCTCTACCGAGGCGCACGGATCGGGATGGTCTTCCAGGATCCGTCGAGCTTTCTGGATCCGCTGATGCCCGTCGGGCGGCAGGTGGCCGAGACGCTGGTCTCGCACGGCCAGCGGAACGGCGTCGAAGCGCGGGTGCTGGAGCTGCTCTCGCAGATGGAGCTGCCCGATCCGGCCGCCGTCGCGCGGCGCTACCCGCACGAGCTGTCTGGCGGGCAGCGGCAGCGGGTGCTGATCGCGGCGGCGCTGGCGATGCGGCCGGCCCTGCTGATCGCCGACGAGCCGACGACGGCGCTCGACGTGACGGTGCAGGCGAGCATCTTGCACCTGCTGCTGCGCCTGCGTGAGACGCTGGGCCTGGGCATCCTGCTGATCACCCACGACCTCGGGATTGTGGCCGAGGTCTGTGACCGCGTCTACGTGATGTATGCCGGGCGCGTCGTCGAGACGAACGACATTCGCGGGCTGTTCGCTCGTCCACGCCATCCGTACACCCAGGGCCTGCTGCGCGGCACTCTCAGCGTCGAGGCGTTCAGCGGCGATCTCTTCTCGATCCCCGGTGTGGTGCCAAACCCGCGTGCCTTTCCGGCTGGCTGCCGCTTCAACCCGCGCTGCCCGATCGCCGTGGACGTGTGCCGCGTCAACGATCCGCCGTTGATGCCACGCGACCACGGGTCCGATGCGTGCTGGCGGGCGCTGGAGCCGGCGGCAGCCAATGCCTGGGCCGCCGGGGCCGCCGTGCCACACTCCGAGTCTGACGCGTGA
- a CDS encoding PH domain-containing protein: MYESLFERDLARGERIVWIGQPDPKRYLTRADLFLIPFSLLWGGFTFYWEASVLGLTGSPPGPPALAVFGIPFVILALYFLVGRFFYQAWVKRNTHYALTARRALILRQLRGRSLDAIPLATVPSIGTSVRPDGSGTVTFGPTGLFDEVYGNTGLTFFRRGVYTPAFYDIPDAQAVAARAEELRKQR; encoded by the coding sequence GTGTACGAATCCCTCTTCGAGCGCGATCTGGCACGCGGCGAGCGCATCGTCTGGATCGGCCAGCCAGACCCGAAGCGCTACCTGACCCGCGCCGATCTCTTCCTGATCCCGTTCAGCCTGCTCTGGGGCGGCTTCACCTTCTACTGGGAAGCGTCCGTGCTTGGACTCACAGGCAGCCCGCCTGGGCCGCCTGCCCTGGCCGTGTTCGGCATCCCGTTCGTGATCCTGGCGCTGTACTTCCTGGTCGGGCGGTTCTTCTACCAGGCCTGGGTCAAGCGGAACACCCACTACGCGCTGACCGCCCGGCGCGCGCTGATCCTCCGACAGCTCCGCGGCCGGTCGCTGGACGCCATCCCGCTTGCCACCGTGCCCAGCATCGGCACGTCTGTCCGCCCGGACGGCTCCGGCACGGTCACCTTCGGCCCGACGGGCCTGTTCGACGAGGTGTACGGCAACACCGGGCTGACGTTCTTCCGGCGCGGCGTCTACACGCCGGCCTTCTACGACATCCCAGACGCGCAGGCCGTCGCCGCGAGGGCCGAGGAGCTTCGGAAGCAGCGCTGA
- a CDS encoding class I SAM-dependent methyltransferase, with product MPRFSDFDTRQYRMVDARTGYGEWVATYEGTVEDEMDLALLARVTTVDWSAVREAADLGSGTGRTGAWLHGQGVGAIDGVDVTPEMLERARRRGVFRRLTVADVAATGLPDAAYDLITTSLVDEHLEDLLPLYREAFRLGRPGAAYVLVGYHPEFMMVSGMPTHYRNAAGEEIAIDTHLHLISEHVQAALGAGWTLAEMHERLIDDAWVALKPRWERYRGHPISFAFVWRKPA from the coding sequence ATGCCACGCTTCAGCGACTTCGACACGCGACAGTACCGGATGGTCGATGCCCGCACCGGGTACGGCGAGTGGGTCGCCACCTACGAGGGGACCGTCGAGGACGAGATGGACCTGGCGCTGCTGGCGCGCGTCACGACGGTCGACTGGTCAGCCGTCCGCGAGGCGGCCGATCTCGGGTCGGGGACGGGGCGCACGGGCGCGTGGCTGCACGGCCAGGGCGTCGGGGCCATCGACGGCGTAGACGTGACCCCCGAGATGCTGGAGCGCGCACGGCGGCGAGGCGTTTTCCGCCGGCTGACCGTGGCGGACGTGGCCGCGACCGGGCTGCCCGACGCCGCCTACGACCTGATCACGACCTCGCTGGTGGACGAGCACCTGGAAGACCTCCTGCCGCTCTACCGGGAGGCGTTCCGGCTCGGGCGGCCGGGCGCGGCCTACGTGCTGGTCGGCTACCACCCCGAGTTCATGATGGTCTCGGGCATGCCGACCCACTACCGGAACGCGGCCGGCGAGGAGATCGCCATCGACACGCACCTGCACCTGATCAGCGAGCATGTGCAGGCGGCGCTCGGGGCCGGCTGGACGCTGGCGGAGATGCACGAGCGGCTGATCGACGATGCCTGGGTGGCGCTCAAGCCAAGGTGGGAGCGGTATCGCGGCCACCCGATCTCGTTCGCGTTCGTCTGGCGCAAGCCCGCCTGA
- a CDS encoding FAD-dependent oxidoreductase — translation MPHTYTYTREAPVVAEVDVLVVGGGTAGIGAAVAAARNGASTILIERYGFLGGNATASLVGPFMTSFSADGRTQLVRGIFDELVRRMETTGGAIHPSKVPSSISRSAYMKHGHIGVTPFDPEAMKVASAELCLEADVRLMLHTSFVDPIVEDGAVRGAVVHSKEGLQVVRAKTTIDCSADADVAARAGAPFKQGRESDGLVQPATMFFRVGNVERAQVDAYFREHPEEIEQRMAFSSCIKAAQANGDYTIPRERLSMYESPQEGVWRVNVSRVLGVDGTKVADLTRAEIEGRRQVLEIYAFLRKYVPGFQNCILIDTAAQIGVRETRRIEGEYTLTLDDLIAGRDFDDTIAYCAYPIDIHDPKGAGGGISNRGETANAYQIPYRCLVPLKVEQLLVAGRCVSATHEALGGIRVMPPSFAMGEAAGTAAALALQEGVPPRKVPVPWLRQTLKERGAYLGPNA, via the coding sequence ATGCCCCACACGTACACCTACACCCGTGAAGCGCCCGTCGTCGCCGAGGTTGACGTGCTCGTCGTCGGCGGCGGGACGGCCGGCATCGGTGCGGCCGTCGCCGCCGCCCGCAACGGCGCCAGCACCATCCTGATCGAGCGCTACGGCTTCCTGGGCGGCAACGCCACGGCCAGCCTCGTCGGACCGTTCATGACCTCGTTCAGCGCGGACGGCAGAACCCAGCTGGTGCGCGGCATCTTCGACGAGCTGGTGCGGCGGATGGAGACGACCGGCGGCGCGATCCACCCCTCGAAAGTCCCCTCCTCGATCTCGCGCTCGGCCTACATGAAGCACGGCCACATCGGGGTGACCCCGTTCGACCCCGAGGCGATGAAGGTCGCCAGCGCCGAGCTGTGCCTGGAGGCCGACGTCCGCCTGATGCTGCACACCTCGTTCGTCGATCCCATCGTGGAGGATGGCGCGGTCCGCGGCGCGGTCGTGCACAGCAAGGAAGGGCTGCAGGTCGTGCGCGCCAAGACGACCATCGACTGCTCGGCGGACGCCGACGTTGCAGCCCGGGCTGGCGCGCCGTTCAAGCAGGGCCGCGAGTCTGACGGGCTGGTGCAGCCGGCCACCATGTTCTTCCGGGTGGGCAACGTCGAGCGCGCCCAGGTGGACGCCTACTTCCGCGAGCACCCGGAGGAGATCGAGCAGCGGATGGCGTTCAGCTCCTGTATCAAGGCCGCCCAGGCCAACGGCGACTACACCATCCCGCGCGAGCGCCTCAGCATGTACGAGAGCCCGCAGGAGGGCGTCTGGCGAGTCAACGTCAGCCGGGTGCTCGGGGTGGACGGTACCAAGGTGGCCGACCTGACCCGCGCCGAGATCGAGGGGCGGCGGCAGGTGCTCGAGATCTACGCCTTCCTCCGCAAGTACGTCCCGGGCTTCCAGAACTGCATCTTGATCGACACCGCCGCGCAGATCGGCGTCCGCGAGACCCGTCGCATCGAGGGCGAGTACACCCTGACCCTGGATGACCTGATCGCCGGCCGCGACTTTGACGACACCATCGCCTACTGCGCCTACCCCATCGACATCCACGATCCGAAGGGCGCCGGCGGCGGCATCTCCAATCGCGGCGAGACGGCCAACGCCTACCAGATCCCGTACCGCTGTCTCGTGCCGCTGAAGGTCGAGCAGTTGCTGGTGGCGGGCCGGTGCGTCTCGGCGACCCACGAGGCGCTCGGCGGTATCCGTGTGATGCCGCCCTCCTTTGCGATGGGCGAGGCGGCCGGCACCGCCGCCGCCCTGGCCCTCCAGGAGGGCGTGCCCCCCCGCAAGGTGCCCGTGCCGTGGCTCCGCCAGACGCTCAAGGAGCGCGGCGCGTACCTCGGCCCCAACGCGTAG
- a CDS encoding tetratricopeptide repeat protein produces MMWGHWISKTWAQPARSQESGQDRQYRQVQYHLGRGRRAREAGKPALGVLDARRAATLDPANPWAFALLGQCLLRLGRLADARAALERARALDPANGYFVRLSLDVLYAQHDARGRADLLNRAWWAGAPVERWLPGGPPQAPRHVQPQAADRPETPMQARPHAANAAPVPA; encoded by the coding sequence GTGATGTGGGGCCACTGGATCAGCAAGACCTGGGCGCAGCCCGCACGGTCCCAGGAGTCGGGACAGGATCGTCAGTACCGGCAGGTGCAGTACCACCTCGGGCGCGGCCGACGGGCGCGGGAGGCTGGCAAGCCGGCCCTCGGCGTGCTGGATGCCCGGCGCGCAGCGACGCTCGATCCTGCCAATCCCTGGGCCTTCGCGCTGCTGGGCCAGTGCCTACTGCGGCTGGGACGCCTCGCGGATGCCCGTGCCGCCCTGGAGCGCGCCCGCGCCCTGGACCCTGCCAACGGCTATTTCGTGCGGCTGTCGCTCGACGTCCTCTACGCTCAGCACGACGCTCGCGGCCGGGCAGACCTGTTGAACCGAGCGTGGTGGGCAGGCGCCCCGGTCGAGCGCTGGCTGCCGGGCGGTCCGCCCCAGGCTCCGCGCCACGTCCAGCCGCAGGCTGCTGACCGTCCCGAGACGCCCATGCAGGCCCGACCCCACGCCGCTAACGCTGCGCCGGTCCCCGCCTGA
- a CDS encoding LysR family transcriptional regulator translates to MLIKQIEAFVEVVQRGTVSRAAEALGVTQPALTARLHALESELGQVLFARSGRGVRLTDAGRVFLPHAERALMAIVDGRAAVADLASGRAGKLVIGATGSVSSYVLPKVLKRFRMEHPRVELTVRTGHSEQVLELVLTESVELAIVRQLRHDDVDVIPLYDDELTLVTHPSHPFARRGSARLADVVAEGLVVFDRASSYYELTQALFVGAGVPPRIIMELDNFEAAKKMLEEGLGVALLPIVAVERELELGQLASVPIVDAGPVHRRMVVIRRNDVGPPGGIAQAFLDMLMEMIGPHPHNGSAHAPVSRPIGRRAASAISSQREPDRASALGVHLASLASE, encoded by the coding sequence GTGCTCATCAAGCAGATCGAAGCGTTCGTCGAGGTCGTTCAACGCGGAACAGTCTCGCGGGCCGCTGAAGCGTTGGGCGTCACCCAGCCAGCGCTGACAGCCCGCCTCCACGCACTTGAGTCCGAGCTGGGACAGGTGTTGTTCGCGCGGTCCGGGCGCGGCGTGCGCCTGACCGATGCCGGCCGCGTCTTCCTCCCGCACGCCGAGCGGGCGCTCATGGCGATTGTCGATGGCCGCGCCGCCGTGGCCGACCTTGCGAGCGGCCGGGCCGGCAAGCTGGTGATCGGCGCGACCGGGTCGGTCAGCAGTTACGTGCTCCCGAAAGTCCTCAAACGGTTCCGGATGGAGCATCCGCGCGTCGAGCTGACCGTGCGGACCGGGCACTCCGAGCAAGTCCTGGAGCTGGTCCTCACCGAGAGCGTCGAACTGGCCATCGTGCGCCAACTGCGCCACGACGATGTTGATGTGATTCCGCTCTATGACGACGAGCTGACGCTCGTGACCCATCCATCTCATCCGTTCGCACGACGCGGCTCCGCCCGGCTGGCGGACGTGGTCGCCGAGGGGCTGGTAGTCTTCGACCGAGCCTCCAGCTACTACGAGCTGACCCAGGCGTTGTTCGTTGGAGCTGGCGTACCCCCTCGCATCATTATGGAGTTGGACAACTTCGAGGCGGCGAAAAAGATGCTCGAAGAGGGGCTCGGGGTGGCGCTGCTGCCGATCGTCGCGGTCGAGCGCGAGCTGGAGCTGGGGCAGCTGGCCTCCGTCCCGATTGTCGATGCCGGGCCGGTCCACCGCCGGATGGTGGTGATCCGCCGCAACGACGTCGGGCCGCCGGGCGGCATCGCCCAGGCGTTCCTCGACATGCTGATGGAGATGATCGGGCCGCACCCGCACAACGGCTCGGCGCACGCGCCCGTCTCGCGGCCGATTGGCCGCCGGGCGGCGTCGGCCATCAGTAGCCAGCGCGAGCCTGACCGGGCGTCAGCGCTCGGCGTCCACCTCGCGAGCCTCGCCAGCGAGTAA
- a CDS encoding diacylglycerol kinase family lipid kinase, with the protein MTQHPPRTCLIINPTAGRKVGLTTNPLGLDDARALLECHGIEAEVFCTERAGHGTELARQAVRDGFRRVIAAGGDGTVAEVAEGLVNTDAVLGVLPLGSIMNVARMLGIPRDLDQAAEVIKAQRVARIDIGEARSQAKSRLFLEAAGIGIDAGLFAYFNQLDSGNWRSLKPLLTFMWRYRPRRLTIRLDGKPRRYRAMMVTVANGPYLGAALTLAPDARLDDRRFDVQIFTGFGKLELLRHLWAISGGRRVYNPKVLSFRARTVEIEPRQPMMIHADSQPLGTTPARIELLPAALAVIVGGDPACLPALTRQPAEPAAAPSAEAASPERAEPTAVAG; encoded by the coding sequence ATGACCCAGCACCCGCCTCGCACCTGCCTCATCATCAACCCGACCGCCGGACGGAAGGTCGGGCTGACCACCAACCCGCTCGGACTCGACGATGCCCGCGCCCTGCTCGAATGCCACGGCATCGAAGCCGAGGTCTTCTGTACCGAGCGTGCCGGCCACGGCACCGAGCTGGCAAGACAGGCCGTCCGGGATGGCTTCCGCCGGGTGATCGCGGCCGGCGGCGACGGCACCGTCGCCGAGGTGGCCGAGGGTCTGGTCAACACCGACGCGGTCCTGGGCGTCCTGCCGCTCGGCAGCATCATGAACGTTGCGCGGATGCTGGGCATCCCGCGCGATCTCGACCAGGCGGCCGAGGTCATCAAGGCCCAGCGCGTGGCGCGGATCGACATCGGCGAGGCGCGCTCACAGGCGAAGTCACGGCTGTTCCTGGAGGCGGCCGGCATCGGCATCGACGCGGGCCTGTTCGCCTACTTCAACCAGCTTGACAGTGGGAACTGGCGCTCGCTCAAGCCGCTGCTCACGTTCATGTGGCGCTATCGGCCCCGACGCCTCACCATCCGGCTCGACGGCAAGCCGCGCCGCTACCGCGCGATGATGGTCACGGTCGCCAACGGGCCGTACCTGGGGGCCGCCCTGACGCTCGCGCCCGACGCCCGCCTGGACGATCGCCGCTTCGACGTGCAGATCTTCACCGGCTTCGGCAAACTGGAACTGCTGCGCCACCTCTGGGCGATCTCCGGCGGCCGGCGCGTCTACAACCCCAAGGTGTTGAGCTTCCGCGCGCGCACCGTCGAGATCGAGCCACGGCAGCCGATGATGATCCACGCCGACTCGCAGCCGCTGGGCACCACGCCGGCCCGAATCGAGCTGCTGCCGGCGGCCCTGGCCGTCATCGTCGGCGGAGATCCTGCCTGCCTGCCCGCCCTCACGCGCCAGCCAGCCGAGCCGGCGGCAGCACCGTCTGCCGAGGCAGCGTCTCCTGAGCGGGCGGAGCCAACGGCGGTCGCAGGCTGA
- the murA gene encoding UDP-N-acetylglucosamine 1-carboxyvinyltransferase produces MSTYRIEGGAPLQGRITASGAKNAATKQIVASLLTDEEVVLQNVPQIGDVAITLDIVRSLGATVEWQDESTLRIHAASVRSGEVPVAFSGLNRIPVLLIGPLLHRYGTASVPLLGGDEIGARPLNYHVGALQQLGATVSVEADRWRVNARRLKGTLIDLPYPSVGATESALLSSVLADGTTVIRNAAVEPEIIDTILLLQKMGALIAVEVDRTIIIEGVARLRGARHRLLTDRIEVASFAAAAVATDGDVFIEGAEQGAITAFLNALRRVGGEFEVQPDGIRFFRGGDLRSIALETDVHPGFATDWQQPFVVLLTQAKGLSVIHETVFEQRFGYTSVLREMGATIELYNTCLGAKSCRYRYGDHPHSCLVQGPTALHGTSMQIPDLRAGFSYVIAALVGKGASTIEGAQYVERGYSHIPDKIERLGGRCLVVQE; encoded by the coding sequence ATGTCGACGTACCGCATCGAGGGTGGCGCGCCGCTCCAAGGCCGCATCACGGCGAGCGGCGCCAAGAACGCAGCAACCAAGCAGATCGTCGCCAGCTTGCTGACGGACGAGGAGGTTGTCCTCCAGAACGTCCCGCAGATCGGCGATGTCGCCATCACGCTCGACATCGTGCGGTCGCTCGGCGCGACGGTCGAGTGGCAGGACGAATCGACACTGCGGATTCACGCGGCCAGCGTCCGCAGCGGCGAGGTGCCGGTCGCCTTTTCGGGCCTGAACCGGATCCCCGTGCTGCTGATCGGGCCGCTGCTCCATCGCTACGGGACGGCCTCGGTGCCGCTGCTCGGCGGCGACGAGATCGGGGCGCGCCCGCTCAACTACCATGTCGGGGCGCTCCAGCAACTCGGCGCGACGGTTTCCGTCGAGGCGGACCGCTGGCGGGTGAACGCCAGGCGGCTCAAAGGCACGCTCATCGATCTGCCGTACCCGAGCGTCGGCGCCACCGAGAGCGCGTTGCTCTCGTCGGTGCTGGCCGATGGCACCACGGTGATCCGGAACGCGGCTGTCGAGCCGGAGATCATCGACACGATCTTGCTGCTCCAGAAGATGGGCGCGCTGATCGCCGTCGAGGTGGACCGCACCATCATCATCGAGGGCGTCGCGCGGCTGCGCGGCGCACGCCATCGCCTGTTGACCGACCGCATCGAGGTGGCGTCGTTCGCGGCGGCGGCCGTCGCGACCGACGGCGATGTCTTCATCGAGGGCGCGGAGCAGGGCGCGATCACCGCGTTCCTCAACGCCCTGCGGCGCGTCGGCGGCGAGTTCGAGGTGCAGCCGGACGGGATCAGGTTCTTCCGGGGCGGTGACCTGCGCTCGATCGCCCTGGAGACGGATGTCCACCCCGGCTTCGCGACGGACTGGCAGCAGCCGTTCGTGGTGCTGCTGACCCAGGCCAAGGGGCTCTCGGTCATCCATGAGACGGTCTTCGAGCAGCGGTTCGGCTACACCAGCGTGCTGCGCGAGATGGGCGCGACCATCGAGCTGTACAACACCTGTCTGGGGGCCAAGAGCTGCCGTTACCGCTACGGCGATCATCCGCACAGCTGTCTCGTGCAGGGACCGACGGCGCTGCACGGCACCTCGATGCAGATCCCCGATCTGCGGGCCGGTTTCTCGTATGTGATCGCGGCGCTGGTCGGGAAGGGCGCCTCCACCATCGAGGGGGCGCAGTACGTCGAGCGTGGCTACTCGCACATCCCCGACAAGATCGAGCGGCTGGGCGGGCGCTGCCTCGTGGTGCAGGAGTAG